The Vidua chalybeata isolate OUT-0048 chromosome 6, bVidCha1 merged haplotype, whole genome shotgun sequence genome has a segment encoding these proteins:
- the SOCS4 gene encoding suppressor of cytokine signaling 4 → MAENKDSSAKSADVRPKSSRSRSADRKDGYVWSGKKLSWSKKSEHCPDAEPASAAGRSGTNLRSQERKYSCSSIELDLDRSCGHRFLGRSLKQKLQDAVGQCFPIKNCSSRHASGLPSKRKIHISELMLDKCPFPPRSELAFRWHLIKRHTAPISPKAEEWIIADLSQHEEREDQLRDEEIANGGMDSPSQSCDFTDSSSCRGDPRPELVTGKVARSSRDESDMDSDDEVITLCTSSRKRNKPKWETDDELLRMETPPKYHTQIDYVHCLVPDLLQINNNPCYWGVMDKYAAEALLEGKPEGTFLLRDSAQEDYLFSVSFRRYSRSLHARIEQWNHNFSFDAHDPCVFHSPDITGLLEHYKDPSSCMFFEPLLSTPLNRTFPFSLQHICRTVICNCTTYDGIDALPIPPSVKLYLKEYHYKSKVRVLRIDVPEQQS, encoded by the coding sequence ATGGCAGAAAACAAGGACAGCAGTGCGAAAAGCGCAGATGTGAGGCCCAAAAGCAGCCGGAGCAGGAGTGCAGACAGAAAGGATGGGTATGTCTGGAGTGGGAAGAAGCTCTCCTGGTCCAAGAAAAGCGAGCATTGTCCTGATGCCGAACCagcaagtgctgcaggaaggtCAGGGACTAATTTAAGGAGCCAAGAGAGGAAGTACAGCTGCTCGTCCATCGAGCTGGATCTAGACCGGTCCTGTGGCCACAGGTTTTTGGGCCGGTCTCTCAAACAGAagctgcaggatgctgtgggTCAGTGCTTTCCCATAAAGAACTGCAGCAGCCGGCACGCCTCGGGACTGCCATCCAAAAGGAAGATCCATATCAGTGAGCTGATGCTGGATAAGTGTCCTTTCCCTCCGCGCTCAGAGCTGGCTTTCCGGTGGCACTTGATCAAAAGGCACACGGCCCCTATAAGTCCAAAGGCAGAAGAATGGATAATTGCTGATTTATCCCAGCACGAGGAAAGGGAGGATCAGCTGCGAGACGAGGAGATTGCCAATGGGGGGATGGACTCTCCCTCCCAGTCCTGTGACTTCACTGACAGCAGTTCCTGCCGGGGTGACCCGAGGCCTGAGCTGGTGACAGGTAAGGTGGCAAGGAGCAGTAGAGATGAGAGCGACATGGACTCCGATGATGAAGTCATAACTCTGTGCACAAGTTCTCGAAAACGAAACAAGCCCAAGTGGGAAACGGATGACGAGCTGCTACGGATGGAAACGCCCCCGAAATACCACACCCAGATTGATTATGTCCACTGCCTAGTGCCAGACCTCCTCCAGATCAATAACAATCCCTGCTACTGGGGAGTCATGGATAAATACGCAGCTGAGGCGCTGCTGGAAGGGAAGCCAGAGGGAACGTTTCTGTTGAGAGACTCTGCCCAGGAGGACTATTTGTTTTCCGTGAGCTTCAGGCGCTACAGTCGCTCCCTCCACGCCCGGATAGAGCAGTGGAATCACAACTTCAGCTTCGATGCCCATGATCCCTGTGTCTTCCATTCTCCTGACATCACGGGACTCCTAGAACACTACAAAGATCCAAGTTCCTGTATGTTCTTTGAACCACTTTTATCCACTCCCCTGAACAGgacctttcccttctctctccagCATATATGTAGAACAGTCATTTGCAACTGTACAACTTATGATGGTATCGATGCACTTCCCATTCCTCCCTCGGTGAAGCTGTATCTGAAGGAATATCATTATAAGTCAAAAGTTAGAGTGCTCAGGATTGATGTACCAGAGCAGCAaagctag